The sequence below is a genomic window from Kitasatospora kifunensis.
CTTCCTGGCCCGGCAGGTGCAGCGCTGGGGCAAGCAGTTGGCGGCCTCCCGCAGCCGGGAGGTGCCCGGCATCGAGGAGTTGGCCGCGAAGCTCGCCGCCACCCTGCCGCACTCCCCCGCGCCCGCCCTGGTGCACGGTGACTACCGGCTGGACAACGTGCTGGTCGGTCCGGACGACCGGATCACCGCCGTGCTGGACTGGGAGATGTCCACCCTCGGTGACCCGCTCACCGACCTGGGGCTGCTGGTGATGTACACCGAGCTGGCCGCCGAGTTCGCGGGGGTGATCCCCGGGGTCGCGCTGGCACCCGGCTTCCCGTCCGGCGCCGAGCTGATCGACCGCTACGCCGACCGCTCGGGGCGGGACGTGGCAGCCGTCGACTGGTACGTGGCCTTCGCCTCGTTCAAGCTCGCCGTGGTGCTGGAGGGCATCCACTACCGCTACAGCCAGGGACGCACCGTCGGGGCCGGTTTCGACCGGGTCGGCGCACTGGTCCCGCTCTTCGTCGCGCACGGCCTGACCGCACTCAAGGAGCGCTGAACAGCATGGACTTCGCCTTCGACGCCCGCACCGAGGAGCTGCGTGAACAGCTCAACGCCTTCCTGGAAGAGCACGTCTACCCGGCCGAGTCGCGGCTGGTCGTCAACGAGGACTGGTCGACGCCCGCGGTGATCCGCGAACTGCAGCGCGAGGCCCGGGCCCAGGGCCTGTGGAACCTCTTCTGCGAGCTGCCCAACCTCCAGTACGCCCCGCTCGCCGAACTGACCGGGCGCAGCATCCTGTTGGCGCCGGCCGCGGTCAACTGCGCGGCCCCCGACACCGGGAACATGGAGCTGCTGGCGCAGTTCGGCGACGAGGCGCAGCGCAAGCAGTGGCTGGAACCGCTGCTGAACGGCGAGATCCGCTCCGCCTTCGCGATGACCGAGCCGGAGGTGGCCTCCTCCGACGCCAGCAACATCGAGACCCGGATCGAGCGGCACGGCGGCGACTACCTGGTCAACGGCCGCAAGTGGTACATCACCGGGGCGATGAACCCCGACTGCAAGGTCTTCATCGTGATGGGCAAGACCGACCCGAGCGGCGATCCGCGCCGCCAGCAGTCGATGATCCTGGTGCCGCGCGACACCCCGGGCGTCACCGTCAAGCGCGGGATGACGGTCTTCGGCTACGAGGACCGCGACCACGGGGGCCACGCCGAGGTGCTCTTCCAGGACGTCCGGGTGCCGGCCGCCAACCTGATCGGCGAGCCGGGCTCGGGCTTCGCGATCGCCCAGGCCCGGCTCGGTCCGGGGCGGATCCACCACTGCATGCGGGCGATCGGGATCGCCGAGCGGGCCCTTGAGCTGATGTGCCGCCGGGTCACCGAGCGGGTGGCCTTCGGCAAGCCGCTGGCCGCGCAGGGTGTGGTGCAGGACTGGATCGCCGAGTCCCGGGTGCGGATCGAGCAGGCCCGGCTGCTGGTGCTCAAGACGGCCTGGCTGATGGACACCGTGGGCAACAAGGGCGCGCACACCGAGATCCAGGCGATCAAGATCGTGGTCCCGCAGACCGTCGAGTGGATCCTGGACAAGGCCGTGCAGGCGCACGGCGCGGCGGGGGTGAGCCAGGACACCCCGCTCGCCCAACTCTGGGCGGGCAACCGCACGTTGCGGCTGGCGGACGGGCCGGACGAGGTGCACCGGCGCTCGCTGGCGCGCCGCGAGTTGAGGAGGTACCAGGGGTGAACGAGGCCGATCTCCGGACGCGGGTACACGAGCTGCTCGCGGCCTACCCTCCCTCGGAAGTCGACACACTCGACTTCCTGCGCGCCCGCTTCGACGCCGGCCTGGCCTGGGTGCACTTCCCCCTCGGGCTCGGTGGCCTCGGCGCGCCGCGCACGCTGCAGGCCGTGGTGGACGCCGAGTTGACCGCCGCCGGCGCACCGGACAACGACCCGCGCCGGATCGGCATCGGCCTGGGCATGGCGGCGCCCACCATCCTGCGCTACGGCACCGCCGAGCAGCAGCACCGCTGGCTGCGGCCGCTGTGGACCGGCGAGGAGGTCTGGTGCCAGCTGTTCAGCGAACCGGGTGCCGGCTCCGACCTGGCGGCGCTGGCCACCCGCGCGGTGCCGGACGCCGAGGGGAGCTGGCGGGTCAACGGGCAGAAGGTGTGGACCTCCTCCGCGCACACCGCGCGCTGGGCGATCCTGATCGCCCGCACCGATCCGGCCGTGCCCAAGCACCAGGGCATCACCTACTTCGTCTGCGACATGACCGACCCCGGCGTCCAGGTGCGCCCGCTGCGCCAGCTCACCGGCGAGGCGGAGTTCAACGAGGTCTTCCTGACCGACGTGCGGATCCCCGACAGCGACCGGCTCGGCGCCGTCGGCGAGGGTTGGCGGGTGGCCCAGACCACACTCAACAACGAACGGGTCGCGATCGGCGGCCAGCGCACCCCGCGCGAGGGCGGACTGATCGGCATCGTCGCCGAAACCTGGCGCGAGCGGCCCGAGTTGCGCACCGCCGAGCTGCACCAGCGGCTGCTCCAGCACTGGGTGGACGCCGAGGTGCTGCGGCTGACCGGCGAGCGGCTGCGCCAGCAGCTGGCGGCCGGCCAGCCCGGCCCCGAGGGCGCCGGTGGCAAGCTGGGATTCGCCCGCCTCGCCCAGCAGTTGACCGCCTTCGAGGTCGAGCTGCTCGCCGAGGAGGGGCTGGGCTACGACGACTGGACGCTGCGCCGCCCCGAACTGGTGGACTTCAACGGCCGCGAGGCCGGCTACCGCTACCTGCGGGCCAAGGGCAACTCGATCGAGGGCGGGACCAGCGAGATCCTGCGCAACATCATCGCCGAGCGGGTGCTCGGCCTGCCGCCCGAGCCGCGCACCGACAAGGACGTCCCGTGGAAGGAGCTGTCCCGGTGAACCTGCTGTACTCGGAGATCGAGGAGGAGCTGCGGGCCAGCGTGCGCGATCTGCTGCACGACCGCAGCCCGATCGAGGCGGTGCTGGCGCGCGTCTCGGCCGACCAGGGCTACGACCCGGCGCTGTGGCGGGCGTTGGCGGTGGAGTTGGGCGTGGCCGGTTTGCAGGATCCGGCAGCGGGCGGTTCGCTGCGCGAAGTCGCGGTGGTACTTGAGGAGTTGGGGCGCTCGTTGGCCCCCACCCCGTTCCTGGGCAGCGCGGTGCTGGCGACGGCAGCGCTGGGCGGGGACGAGCGGCTGGCCTCGGGCGAGCGGACCGGGACGCTGGTGCTGCCGTTCTCGGGCGGGGCGCCGAGCGTGCGGGAGACGGGCGGCCGGCTGACCGGGCGGGTCACCTCGGTGGCC
It includes:
- a CDS encoding phosphotransferase family protein, with the translated sequence MTDNPPGLDLTALQAHLGTGVLSAELIEGGRSNLTYRLTDGEHRWVLRRPPLGHVLATAHDMAREYRVLSALADSPVPVPRTVRLTEDPSVIGAPFYLMEFVDGTAHRDSTALAALGPARVRALADHLVDTLVALHAVDPQEVGLADFGRPEGFLARQVQRWGKQLAASRSREVPGIEELAAKLAATLPHSPAPALVHGDYRLDNVLVGPDDRITAVLDWEMSTLGDPLTDLGLLVMYTELAAEFAGVIPGVALAPGFPSGAELIDRYADRSGRDVAAVDWYVAFASFKLAVVLEGIHYRYSQGRTVGAGFDRVGALVPLFVAHGLTALKER
- a CDS encoding acyl-CoA dehydrogenase family protein, whose product is MDFAFDARTEELREQLNAFLEEHVYPAESRLVVNEDWSTPAVIRELQREARAQGLWNLFCELPNLQYAPLAELTGRSILLAPAAVNCAAPDTGNMELLAQFGDEAQRKQWLEPLLNGEIRSAFAMTEPEVASSDASNIETRIERHGGDYLVNGRKWYITGAMNPDCKVFIVMGKTDPSGDPRRQQSMILVPRDTPGVTVKRGMTVFGYEDRDHGGHAEVLFQDVRVPAANLIGEPGSGFAIAQARLGPGRIHHCMRAIGIAERALELMCRRVTERVAFGKPLAAQGVVQDWIAESRVRIEQARLLVLKTAWLMDTVGNKGAHTEIQAIKIVVPQTVEWILDKAVQAHGAAGVSQDTPLAQLWAGNRTLRLADGPDEVHRRSLARRELRRYQG
- a CDS encoding acyl-CoA dehydrogenase family protein — encoded protein: MNEADLRTRVHELLAAYPPSEVDTLDFLRARFDAGLAWVHFPLGLGGLGAPRTLQAVVDAELTAAGAPDNDPRRIGIGLGMAAPTILRYGTAEQQHRWLRPLWTGEEVWCQLFSEPGAGSDLAALATRAVPDAEGSWRVNGQKVWTSSAHTARWAILIARTDPAVPKHQGITYFVCDMTDPGVQVRPLRQLTGEAEFNEVFLTDVRIPDSDRLGAVGEGWRVAQTTLNNERVAIGGQRTPREGGLIGIVAETWRERPELRTAELHQRLLQHWVDAEVLRLTGERLRQQLAAGQPGPEGAGGKLGFARLAQQLTAFEVELLAEEGLGYDDWTLRRPELVDFNGREAGYRYLRAKGNSIEGGTSEILRNIIAERVLGLPPEPRTDKDVPWKELSR